In one Paracoccus everestensis genomic region, the following are encoded:
- a CDS encoding ABC transporter permease, translated as MRLSPPPVLFALIGGAGLALPLVQFKANRIVPGEGIDLPALPLGLLLTAALGGLLLAACLALWPAAIRLAVAVTGIVAVILSLGLAAIHLTPEGNTLARVSPASGFWLLLLAFGLMLADAVSRLRPSLPMRWLLLAAALGLLAAILASGLLDGVSVMREYATRRELFLREAQAHLMLAFGSLGLALLTGIPAGIAVFQMPRWRSPVLGVLNVLQTIPSLALFGIMIPVFGWIAATLPGAARLGISGIGTFPALVALFLYSLLPVVSNTLAGLSGVPAATREAAVGLGMTRVQVLSQVLVPLALPVLLAAVRIVLVQNIGLAVIAGLIGGGGFGTFVFQGLNQTAMDLVLLGALPTIALALVAGIALDLLVQAARRDPA; from the coding sequence GTGCGGCTGTCGCCCCCGCCGGTTCTGTTCGCGCTGATCGGCGGGGCGGGATTGGCCTTGCCGCTGGTCCAGTTCAAGGCCAACCGGATCGTTCCGGGCGAAGGGATCGACCTGCCGGCGCTGCCCCTTGGCCTGCTGCTGACGGCGGCGCTTGGCGGCCTGTTGCTGGCCGCTTGCCTGGCGCTGTGGCCTGCCGCGATACGCCTGGCGGTTGCGGTCACGGGGATTGTCGCGGTGATCCTGTCGCTTGGCCTGGCCGCGATCCACCTGACGCCCGAGGGGAATACCTTGGCCCGAGTCTCTCCCGCCTCGGGCTTTTGGCTATTGCTCTTGGCCTTCGGGCTGATGCTGGCCGATGCGGTCAGCCGGCTGCGTCCGTCCTTGCCGATGCGGTGGCTGCTGCTGGCGGCGGCCCTTGGGCTGCTGGCCGCGATCTTGGCGTCAGGCCTGCTGGACGGCGTATCGGTGATGCGCGAATACGCCACCCGCCGCGAGTTGTTCCTGCGCGAGGCGCAGGCGCATCTGATGCTGGCCTTCGGATCGCTGGGGCTGGCGTTGCTGACTGGCATCCCGGCAGGCATTGCGGTCTTTCAGATGCCCCGCTGGCGGAGTCCGGTGCTGGGCGTGCTGAACGTTTTGCAAACCATTCCGTCGCTGGCGCTGTTCGGCATCATGATCCCGGTCTTTGGCTGGATCGCCGCGACCCTGCCCGGTGCCGCGCGGCTGGGGATATCGGGTATCGGCACCTTTCCGGCGCTTGTGGCGCTATTTCTGTATTCCCTGCTGCCAGTGGTGTCGAACACCCTGGCCGGGCTGTCGGGCGTCCCTGCCGCCACGCGAGAGGCCGCCGTGGGCTTGGGCATGACCCGCGTGCAGGTTCTGTCGCAGGTGCTGGTGCCGCTGGCGCTGCCGGTGCTGCTGGCGGCGGTGCGTATCGTGCTGGTCCAGAACATCGGCTTGGCGGTCATCGCCGGGCTGATTGGCGGCGGCGGTTTCGGCACCTTCGTCTTTCAGGGCCTGAACCAGACGGCAATGGATCTGGTGCTGCTGGGGGCGCTGCCGACTATTGCCTTGGCGCTTGTGGCGGGGATCGCGCTCGACTTGCTGGTCCAGGCCGCGCGCAGGGATCCCGCATGA
- the glgA gene encoding glycogen synthase GlgA, whose amino-acid sequence MTRVLSVASECAPLVKTGGLADVVGALPAALRDQGVQMRTLVPGYPAVMAALQDGTEVAYFHDLFGGWARILSGQAAGLDLVVIDAPHLFARAGSPYMAPGGQDWPDNPERFAALSWIGAHLGIHGMGGWQPQVLHGHDWQGGFVPQYLRQMGGGPATVLTIHNIAFTGSTDPGRMHSLRLDPWHFHLEGYEFYGGISALKAGLMGADALTTVSPTYAEELMTPEYGMGLDGVMRHRRESLMGILNGIDTDAWDPAADPAIQPYGAPGGKAPNKAALRAEMGLPDADGPLCVIVSRMTHQKGLDLLLEALPALLDHGGQLALLGSGDPGLEYAFRMAGERNPHVAVRIGYDEALSHRLIAGGDAILVPSRFEPCGLTQMYGLRYGAVPVVGLTGGLADTVINASPAALARGVATGLQFSPVTADALRGALTRLCLLYRDAETWSRLQDNAMAHPVGWDQSARAYAALYARLTAPR is encoded by the coding sequence GTGACCCGAGTGCTGTCGGTCGCTTCCGAATGCGCGCCGCTGGTAAAGACCGGCGGTCTGGCGGATGTGGTGGGTGCCCTGCCTGCTGCGCTGCGGGACCAGGGGGTGCAGATGCGCACCCTGGTCCCGGGCTATCCCGCCGTCATGGCCGCCCTGCAGGACGGCACCGAGGTGGCGTATTTCCACGACCTTTTCGGTGGCTGGGCCCGGATCCTGTCGGGGCAGGCGGCGGGGCTGGATCTTGTGGTGATCGACGCGCCGCATTTGTTTGCGCGTGCGGGTTCGCCCTATATGGCCCCGGGCGGGCAGGACTGGCCCGACAATCCCGAACGCTTTGCCGCGCTGTCCTGGATCGGCGCGCATCTGGGCATCCATGGCATGGGCGGCTGGCAACCGCAGGTGCTGCACGGCCATGACTGGCAGGGGGGCTTTGTCCCCCAATACCTGCGCCAGATGGGCGGCGGCCCGGCCACGGTGCTGACCATCCACAACATTGCCTTTACCGGATCCACCGATCCTGGCCGGATGCATTCGCTGCGCCTGGATCCCTGGCACTTCCATCTGGAAGGCTATGAATTCTATGGCGGCATCTCGGCGCTGAAGGCGGGGCTGATGGGCGCGGATGCCCTGACTACCGTGTCCCCCACCTATGCCGAGGAACTGATGACCCCGGAATATGGCATGGGCCTGGACGGGGTGATGCGGCATCGGCGGGAATCGCTGATGGGCATTCTCAACGGCATCGACACGGATGCCTGGGATCCGGCGGCGGATCCGGCGATCCAGCCCTATGGCGCCCCAGGCGGGAAGGCCCCCAACAAGGCTGCCCTTCGGGCCGAGATGGGCTTGCCCGACGCGGACGGTCCCCTGTGCGTGATCGTGTCGCGCATGACGCATCAGAAGGGCCTCGATCTACTGCTGGAGGCGCTGCCCGCGCTGCTGGATCACGGCGGGCAACTGGCGCTGCTGGGATCGGGCGACCCGGGTCTGGAATACGCCTTCCGCATGGCGGGCGAACGGAACCCCCATGTCGCGGTCCGTATCGGCTATGACGAAGCCTTGTCGCATCGGCTGATCGCCGGGGGGGACGCGATCCTTGTGCCGTCGCGGTTCGAACCCTGCGGGCTGACGCAGATGTACGGCCTGCGCTATGGCGCGGTGCCGGTCGTGGGCCTGACCGGGGGACTGGCGGACACGGTCATCAATGCATCCCCCGCGGCCCTTGCGCGGGGGGTGGCGACGGGGCTGCAGTTTTCCCCGGTGACAGCGGATGCGCTGCGCGGCGCGTTGACGCGGCTGTGCCTGCTTTACAGGGACGCCGAAACGTGGTCCCGGCTGCAGGACAATGCGATGGCGCATCCCGTGGGCTGGGACCAGTCGGCACGGGCCTATGCCGCGCTTTATGCAAGGCTGACGGCCCCACGATGA
- the glgX gene encoding glycogen debranching protein GlgX, whose translation MTHAITAGHPFPLGACFDGGGVNFAIFSQHADQVVLCLFDDRDRETRIPLPEREGHIWHGYIAGVAPGQRYGYRVHGPYRPRDGHRFNPNKLLIDPYARRLTGSPQPHDALFGYRAGHPDADLSFDRRDSAARMPRCVVVDPAFDWGEDRPLRTPLTQTVIYEAHVKGLTMLHPGVNQPGSYLAMASDPVLDHLTSLGVTAVELLPVHAFADDRFLADRGLANYWGYMSYGFFAPEPRYMQGHDIAEFQQMVARFHQAGIEVILDVVYNHTAEGNELGPTLSLRGIDNAAYYRLADERRFYVNDAGTGNVLNLDSPFALRLVMDSLRYWVTVMRVDGFRFDLCSVLGRTRGVFDRDGPFFRAVQQDPILNRVKLIAEPWDLGPGGYQLGAYPAPFCEWNDRYRDGVRAFWRGDAGVTGRLAKRVAGSAARFDHDGRAATSSVNFIAAHDGFTLMDTVSYARKQNEANGESNRDGHDHNISDNGGGEGPTDDPAVRARRDRRRRNLIATLMLSQGTPMILAGDELGNSQNGNNNAYCQDNPLGWVDWDGADAAFLDFCRQAIAFRKAHPILRQRRFLHSQPREQDGLPDLFWRRADGSPMTLADWADPDLRLLAAEMRMASGTPAYAALPGAVFLVFNNGGDTSVRMPDPARGAHWRRRLDSARDRMPDDPAGPVERIEAESVAAFVLCDLAGD comes from the coding sequence ATGACCCATGCAATCACCGCGGGGCACCCCTTCCCGCTTGGCGCCTGCTTCGACGGGGGCGGCGTCAACTTCGCCATCTTTTCCCAGCACGCCGATCAGGTGGTGCTGTGCCTGTTCGACGACCGGGACCGCGAAACCCGCATCCCGCTGCCGGAACGCGAAGGACATATCTGGCACGGATACATCGCCGGTGTGGCACCGGGGCAGCGGTATGGATACCGCGTCCACGGTCCCTATCGCCCGCGCGACGGGCATCGCTTCAACCCCAACAAGCTGCTGATCGACCCTTATGCAAGGCGCTTGACCGGCAGTCCCCAGCCCCACGACGCGCTGTTCGGATACCGCGCAGGCCACCCGGATGCCGACCTGTCCTTTGACCGCCGCGACAGCGCCGCCCGGATGCCGCGCTGCGTGGTGGTGGACCCGGCCTTCGACTGGGGCGAGGACCGCCCCCTGCGCACACCCTTGACGCAAACCGTGATCTACGAGGCCCATGTCAAGGGGCTGACCATGCTGCATCCCGGCGTAAACCAGCCGGGCAGCTATCTGGCCATGGCCTCGGATCCGGTGCTGGACCACTTGACCAGCCTGGGCGTCACGGCGGTCGAACTGCTGCCGGTCCATGCCTTTGCCGACGACCGCTTCCTGGCGGACCGGGGGCTGGCGAATTACTGGGGCTATATGTCCTATGGGTTCTTCGCCCCCGAGCCGCGCTATATGCAGGGCCACGACATCGCCGAGTTCCAGCAGATGGTGGCGCGGTTCCACCAGGCGGGGATCGAGGTGATCCTGGATGTGGTTTACAACCATACGGCCGAGGGAAACGAGCTTGGCCCCACCCTGTCCCTTCGCGGCATCGACAACGCGGCCTATTACCGCTTGGCCGACGAGCGGCGGTTCTATGTCAACGATGCCGGAACAGGCAATGTCCTGAACCTCGACAGCCCGTTCGCGCTGCGGCTGGTGATGGACAGCCTGCGGTATTGGGTCACGGTGATGCGCGTCGATGGCTTCCGCTTCGACCTCTGCTCGGTGCTGGGCCGCACGCGGGGCGTCTTTGACCGGGACGGGCCGTTCTTTCGCGCCGTGCAGCAGGATCCGATCCTGAACCGCGTCAAGCTGATCGCCGAACCTTGGGATCTGGGGCCGGGGGGATATCAACTGGGCGCATATCCGGCGCCCTTTTGCGAATGGAACGACCGGTATCGCGACGGAGTGCGCGCCTTTTGGCGCGGCGATGCCGGGGTAACCGGCCGCCTTGCCAAGCGCGTCGCGGGATCGGCGGCGCGGTTCGACCATGACGGCCGGGCCGCCACGTCATCGGTCAATTTCATAGCCGCCCATGACGGCTTCACGCTGATGGATACCGTCAGCTATGCCCGCAAGCAGAACGAAGCCAATGGCGAGAGCAACCGCGACGGCCACGATCACAACATCTCGGACAACGGGGGGGGCGAAGGCCCGACCGACGATCCTGCCGTCCGTGCCCGGCGCGACCGCCGTCGCCGCAACCTGATCGCCACCCTGATGCTGAGCCAGGGCACCCCCATGATCCTGGCGGGGGACGAACTGGGCAATTCCCAGAACGGCAACAACAACGCCTATTGCCAGGACAATCCCCTGGGCTGGGTCGACTGGGACGGCGCGGACGCGGCTTTCCTGGATTTCTGCCGCCAGGCCATCGCCTTTCGCAAGGCCCATCCGATCCTGCGGCAGCGCCGCTTTTTGCACAGCCAGCCGCGCGAACAGGACGGCCTGCCCGACCTGTTCTGGCGCCGCGCCGACGGGTCGCCCATGACGCTGGCCGACTGGGCCGACCCGGACCTGCGCCTGCTGGCGGCCGAGATGCGCATGGCCTCCGGCACCCCCGCCTATGCCGCGCTGCCGGGGGCGGTGTTTCTGGTCTTCAACAATGGCGGGGACACGAGTGTTCGGATGCCTGATCCCGCCCGGGGCGCCCACTGGCGCAGGCGGCTGGACAGCGCGCGCGACCGGATGCCCGACGATCCCGCAGGCCCCGTCGAACGGATCGAGGCCGAAAGCGTGGCAGCCTTTGTCTTGTGCGATCTGGCAGGGGATTGA
- the glgC gene encoding glucose-1-phosphate adenylyltransferase yields the protein MAEIRLTRRAMAFVLAGGRGSRLKELTDRRVKPAVYFGGKTRIIDFALSNAMNSGIRKIAVATQYKAHSLIRHVQRGWNFFRAERNEFMDILPASQRMSEDHWYRGTADAVTQNIDIVDSYDVDYIVILAGDHIYKMDYEVMLREHCESRADVTIGCLTVPRMEAVAFGVMAVDETGRITSFLEKPADPPGMPDDPDSALASMGIYVFSWPFLRDLLLKDAEDPNSSHDFGHDLIPAIVKNGKAMAHRFDVSCVRDPGAPAYWKDVGTVDAFWQANIDLTDFVPELNLWDRDWPIWTYSESVPPAKFIHDEKDRRGIAVSSMVSGGCIISGTEIRNSLLFTQVHTNSYAQLDHVVALPYVTVQRRARLTRAVIDRGVVIPEGLVVGEDPAQDARWFRVTDGGITLITQDMLDRRAASL from the coding sequence ATGGCCGAGATAAGATTGACCCGGCGCGCGATGGCATTTGTGCTGGCCGGCGGGCGGGGCAGCCGCCTGAAGGAACTGACCGACCGGCGCGTGAAACCGGCGGTTTATTTCGGCGGCAAGACCCGCATCATCGACTTCGCGCTGTCGAACGCGATGAATTCCGGCATCCGCAAGATCGCCGTGGCCACCCAGTACAAGGCCCACAGCCTGATCCGCCACGTTCAGCGCGGCTGGAACTTTTTCCGGGCCGAGCGCAACGAGTTCATGGACATCCTGCCTGCCAGCCAGCGGATGTCCGAGGACCACTGGTATCGCGGCACGGCGGACGCCGTGACTCAGAACATCGACATCGTGGACAGCTATGACGTGGATTACATCGTGATCCTGGCAGGCGATCACATCTACAAGATGGATTACGAGGTGATGCTGCGCGAGCATTGCGAAAGCCGCGCCGATGTCACGATAGGCTGCCTGACCGTGCCCCGGATGGAGGCCGTGGCATTCGGCGTGATGGCCGTGGACGAAACCGGGCGCATCACATCGTTCCTGGAAAAGCCCGCCGATCCGCCTGGGATGCCCGACGATCCCGACAGTGCGCTGGCATCCATGGGGATCTATGTCTTCAGCTGGCCCTTTCTGCGCGACCTGCTGCTGAAGGACGCCGAGGATCCCAATTCCAGCCACGATTTCGGCCACGACCTGATCCCCGCCATCGTGAAGAACGGCAAGGCCATGGCGCACCGCTTTGACGTGTCCTGCGTGCGCGATCCGGGCGCGCCTGCCTATTGGAAGGACGTGGGCACGGTCGATGCCTTCTGGCAGGCCAATATCGACCTGACCGATTTTGTCCCCGAACTGAACCTGTGGGACCGCGACTGGCCGATCTGGACCTATTCCGAAAGCGTTCCGCCCGCCAAGTTCATCCATGACGAAAAGGACCGCAGGGGGATCGCGGTGTCGTCGATGGTGTCGGGGGGCTGCATCATTTCGGGGACGGAAATCCGCAATTCTCTGCTGTTCACGCAGGTTCACACCAACAGCTATGCCCAGTTGGATCATGTCGTGGCGCTGCCTTATGTCACCGTACAGCGTCGCGCCCGGCTGACCCGCGCGGTGATCGACCGGGGCGTGGTGATCCCCGAAGGGCTGGTCGTGGGCGAGGATCCGGCCCAGGACGCAAGGTGGTTCCGGGTCACCGACGGGGGCATTACCTTGATCACCCAGGATATGCTGGACCGGCGGGCGGCAAGCCTGTGA
- a CDS encoding ABC transporter permease: MTGRILLAGAALFLVSFLIWPAALAPLFQPFTRNNAPAIYAQTSLLSLTLSHLAVVAVAVAASTVVGLALAILVTRPAGREFLPLARTVTAVGQTFPPVAVLALAVPILGFGTGPTLVALFLYGLLPVFENAVAGLTGQPPPVAEAAGAMGLTPRQRLWQIDLPLSLPLLLAGMRLTAVISLGTATIGSTVAARTLGEVIIAGLLSSNTAFVLQGGLVVGILAVLIHHGFQALEFRIRARMGLD; this comes from the coding sequence ATGACCGGGCGGATCCTGTTGGCAGGGGCGGCATTGTTTCTGGTGAGCTTCCTGATCTGGCCTGCCGCTCTTGCGCCGCTGTTTCAGCCCTTTACCCGCAACAATGCGCCCGCGATCTATGCCCAGACCAGCCTTTTGTCGCTGACCTTGTCGCATCTGGCCGTTGTCGCCGTGGCGGTGGCGGCATCGACCGTAGTGGGGCTGGCCCTGGCGATCCTTGTGACGCGCCCGGCAGGACGCGAATTCCTGCCTTTGGCGCGGACCGTCACCGCCGTGGGCCAGACCTTTCCGCCTGTCGCCGTGCTGGCCTTGGCCGTGCCGATCCTGGGCTTCGGCACCGGCCCGACGCTGGTGGCACTGTTCCTTTATGGCCTGCTGCCGGTCTTTGAAAACGCGGTTGCCGGGCTGACCGGCCAGCCCCCGCCTGTGGCCGAGGCCGCGGGCGCCATGGGCCTGACGCCCCGCCAAAGGCTGTGGCAGATCGACCTGCCCCTGTCCCTGCCGCTGCTGCTGGCAGGGATGCGGCTGACCGCCGTGATCTCGCTTGGAACGGCCACCATCGGATCGACCGTGGCCGCCCGCACACTGGGAGAGGTCATCATCGCCGGTCTGTTGTCATCCAACACCGCCTTTGTGCTGCAAGGCGGGCTGGTGGTGGGCATCCTGGCCGTGCTGATCCATCACGGCTTTCAGGCGCTGGAATTCCGGATCAGGGCACGAATGGGCCTGGATTAG
- a CDS encoding glycogen/starch/alpha-glucan phosphorylase has protein sequence MHTIPSAQALHDQILHHLTHSQGRGAEFATPFDWRMAVSFAVRDLMAGTWVDAFRAARDQGAKRVCYLSMEFLIGRMLGDAIINLRLEKPMDEALRMLGLDKQEILDNEPDAALGNGGLGRLAACFMESLSSLQCPAFGYGIRYEHGLFRQRFEGGQQVETPEDWLNQPHPWEFVKVDYSYTIGFKGHVETVDGRAVWRPGESVIARAYDTPVVGWGGNWANTLRLWGAHPTTLLDLHRFNAGDHTAAAEPEALARVLSRVLYPDDTTESGKELRLKQEYFLTSASLQDILRRFMQEHGELSLLPDKVAMQLNDTHPAIAGPELMRLLMDDHGLPFDQARDLAQGTLNYTNHTLMPEALERWSTWLLGGVLPRHMQIIQMIDDDHRKATGRPPHVGIVQHDQVRMGELAFIMAGKVNGVSALHTDLVKDTVFADLHRLHPDRIVNQTNGVTPRRWLRMSNPGLAQLMDDTIGEGWTTDLDQLRGLEAHAGDAAFRETLGQVKRANKVWLSDGLLADLGVKADPDAIFDIQVKRIHEYKRQLLNILEAIALWQRIHDDPNGDWTPRVKIFGGKAAPGYWLAKSVIHLINDVAATINNDPVTSRYLQIAYPPNYNVSMAEDLIPAADLSEQISTAGKEASGTGNMKFTLNGALTIGTLDGANVEIRDLVGAENFFLFGMTADQAAAEVATPGHARRAIEKSRDLNAALHLISEGRFGRAESYYALLDRTWNDDPFLVASDFDDYFATQRRIDAVYRDSATWDRMAALNIARSGFFSSDRTIRGYMTDIWKVLPVAI, from the coding sequence TTGCACACCATTCCTTCGGCCCAGGCCCTGCACGACCAGATCCTTCACCACCTGACCCACAGCCAGGGGCGGGGGGCGGAATTCGCGACGCCCTTTGACTGGCGGATGGCCGTCAGCTTTGCCGTGCGCGACCTGATGGCGGGCACCTGGGTCGATGCGTTCCGCGCCGCCCGCGACCAAGGCGCCAAGCGGGTCTGCTATCTGTCGATGGAATTCCTGATCGGGCGGATGCTGGGGGATGCGATCATCAACCTGCGGCTGGAAAAGCCCATGGATGAGGCGCTGCGGATGCTGGGCCTCGACAAGCAGGAAATCCTGGACAACGAACCCGATGCGGCGCTTGGCAACGGCGGGCTGGGGCGGCTGGCGGCGTGCTTCATGGAATCGCTGTCGTCGCTGCAATGCCCGGCCTTCGGATATGGTATCCGTTACGAACACGGGCTGTTCCGCCAGCGGTTCGAGGGCGGACAGCAGGTCGAAACGCCCGAGGACTGGTTGAACCAGCCCCACCCCTGGGAATTCGTCAAGGTCGACTACAGCTATACCATCGGGTTCAAGGGCCATGTCGAGACGGTGGATGGCCGTGCCGTCTGGCGTCCGGGCGAAAGCGTCATCGCGCGGGCCTATGACACGCCGGTGGTGGGCTGGGGCGGCAACTGGGCCAACACGCTGCGCCTGTGGGGGGCCCATCCGACGACGTTGCTGGATCTGCACCGCTTCAACGCGGGCGACCATACGGCGGCGGCCGAACCCGAGGCATTGGCGCGCGTGCTGTCGCGCGTCCTTTACCCCGACGACACCACCGAATCGGGCAAGGAACTGCGGCTGAAGCAGGAATATTTCCTGACCTCGGCTTCCTTGCAGGACATCCTGCGCCGCTTCATGCAGGAACATGGCGAACTGAGCCTGCTGCCCGACAAGGTGGCGATGCAGTTGAACGACACCCATCCCGCCATCGCCGGGCCGGAACTGATGCGCCTGCTGATGGACGACCACGGGTTGCCCTTCGACCAGGCCCGCGACCTGGCGCAGGGAACGCTGAACTATACCAACCATACCCTGATGCCCGAGGCCTTGGAACGCTGGTCCACCTGGCTGCTGGGCGGCGTCCTGCCGCGCCATATGCAGATCATCCAGATGATCGACGACGATCACCGCAAGGCAACCGGGCGTCCGCCCCATGTGGGGATCGTCCAGCACGATCAGGTGCGGATGGGCGAACTGGCCTTTATCATGGCGGGCAAGGTGAACGGCGTATCCGCCCTACATACCGACCTGGTCAAGGACACTGTGTTCGCCGACCTGCACCGGCTGCACCCGGACCGGATCGTGAACCAGACCAACGGCGTCACCCCGCGCCGCTGGCTGCGGATGTCCAATCCCGGCTTGGCCCAGCTTATGGACGACACCATCGGCGAGGGGTGGACGACCGACCTGGACCAGTTGCGCGGCCTTGAAGCCCATGCCGGGGACGCGGCCTTCCGCGAGACGTTGGGACAGGTCAAGCGCGCGAACAAGGTCTGGCTGTCGGACGGGCTGCTGGCCGATCTGGGCGTCAAGGCCGACCCGGACGCGATCTTCGACATCCAGGTCAAGCGCATCCATGAATACAAGCGCCAGCTTCTGAACATCCTGGAAGCCATCGCCCTGTGGCAGCGCATCCACGACGATCCGAACGGGGACTGGACGCCCCGGGTCAAGATCTTCGGCGGCAAGGCCGCGCCGGGATACTGGCTGGCGAAATCCGTGATCCACCTGATCAACGACGTGGCGGCCACGATCAACAACGATCCGGTCACGTCCCGGTATCTGCAAATCGCCTATCCGCCGAACTACAACGTCTCAATGGCCGAGGATCTGATCCCGGCCGCCGATCTGTCCGAACAGATCAGCACCGCCGGAAAAGAGGCGTCGGGCACCGGCAACATGAAGTTCACGCTGAACGGCGCGCTGACGATAGGCACCCTGGACGGGGCCAATGTGGAGATCCGCGACCTGGTCGGGGCCGAGAACTTCTTCCTGTTCGGGATGACGGCGGATCAGGCCGCAGCCGAGGTCGCGACCCCCGGTCATGCCCGCCGCGCCATCGAGAAAAGCCGCGATCTGAATGCCGCGCTGCACCTGATATCGGAAGGCCGCTTCGGCCGGGCCGAATCCTATTATGCCTTGCTGGACCGGACCTGGAACGACGATCCCTTTCTGGTCGCCAGCGATTTCGACGATTACTTCGCCACGCAGCGCCGGATCGACGCCGTTTATCGGGACAGCGCAACCTGGGACCGGATGGCGGCTCTCAATATCGCGCGGTCGGGGTTCTTTTCGTCCGACCGCACGATCCGGGGATATATGACCGATATCTGGAAGGTTCTGCCGGTGGCGATCTAA
- a CDS encoding ABC transporter ATP-binding protein: MIEIRNLTRLYDGLAVVDDVSLTVETGQLAVLVGTSGSGKTTLLRMINRLVQPSSGQVLIDGVDTATLPAHLLRRRIGYAIQGHGLFPHRTVAQNIATVPRLLGWSRAQTGARVDELLELFQMDPATFRDRMPYQLSGGQAQRVGVARALAAKPDLLLMDEPFGALDPLIRAKAQDDLREIQQRLGTTLILVTHDMAEAVDLGDRIAVMQGGKLLQYDTPARILTQPATPFVADLIGTTDRALRLLSLMRVGDIARPGRADGPAIAPGVSLRDALAECLWSGREALPVQGGGVVTLDALRAQARPR; encoded by the coding sequence ATGATCGAGATCCGCAACCTGACCCGCCTTTATGACGGCCTGGCCGTGGTGGACGATGTCAGCCTGACGGTGGAAACCGGGCAACTGGCGGTGCTGGTCGGCACCTCGGGGTCGGGTAAGACAACGCTTTTGCGGATGATCAACCGCCTGGTGCAGCCGTCTTCGGGGCAGGTGCTGATTGACGGGGTGGACACCGCCACCCTGCCCGCGCATCTGCTGCGCCGCCGGATCGGCTATGCCATCCAGGGCCACGGGTTGTTTCCGCACCGCACCGTGGCGCAGAACATCGCCACGGTTCCCCGCCTGCTGGGATGGTCCCGCGCGCAGACGGGCGCGCGCGTCGATGAACTGCTGGAACTGTTCCAGATGGATCCGGCCACGTTCCGCGACCGGATGCCGTACCAGTTGTCGGGCGGGCAGGCGCAGCGGGTGGGCGTCGCCCGCGCCTTGGCCGCGAAACCCGACCTGCTGCTGATGGACGAACCCTTCGGCGCGCTCGACCCGCTGATCCGGGCCAAGGCACAGGATGATCTGCGCGAGATCCAGCAAAGGCTGGGCACGACGCTGATCCTGGTCACCCATGACATGGCCGAGGCGGTGGATCTGGGCGACCGCATCGCGGTCATGCAGGGGGGCAAACTGCTGCAATACGACACGCCCGCGCGCATCCTGACCCAACCGGCCACCCCCTTCGTGGCAGACCTGATCGGAACGACGGACCGGGCGCTGCGGCTGCTGTCGCTGATGCGGGTGGGGGACATCGCACGGCCAGGCCGGGCCGATGGTCCCGCCATTGCGCCCGGGGTCAGCCTGCGCGACGCCTTGGCCGAATGCCTGTGGAGCGGGCGTGAGGCCCTGCCCGTCCAGGGCGGCGGGGTGGTGACGCTGGACGCCCTGCGCGCGCAGGCCCGCCCCCGATGA